The following are from one region of the Prochlorococcus marinus str. SB genome:
- a CDS encoding DUF3155 domain-containing protein, whose amino-acid sequence MSKKRKRISRRRLAGQRVMAHVPIYHIETGKHKPVTAARRFIAENGLSAPSVFNVRRNEHTTDRFFWGEKGLFSAQYAEENHFLFPSLKVVVEGIGEEKIFEGLELTADDWEEIEEYEYAFV is encoded by the coding sequence ATGTCAAAAAAAAGAAAAAGAATCAGCAGGAGAAGATTGGCTGGCCAAAGAGTAATGGCACATGTACCTATCTATCATATCGAAACCGGCAAACATAAACCAGTTACAGCAGCAAGAAGATTCATAGCTGAAAATGGTCTCTCTGCGCCTTCAGTTTTTAATGTAAGAAGAAATGAACACACCACCGATAGATTTTTTTGGGGTGAAAAAGGATTATTTAGCGCCCAATATGCTGAAGAAAATCATTTTCTATTTCCATCACTAAAAGTTGTAGTTGAAGGAATTGGTGAAGAAAAAATATTTGAGGGTCTAGAATTGACTGCAGATGATTGGGAAGAGATTGAAGAATATGAATACGCTTTTGTTTAA
- a CDS encoding alpha/beta hydrolase encodes MKYAINHEFVSISSQTATHRIILMHGWGADSDDLLTFGKEMTEKINLDFEVISLRAPGLHPSGQGRQWYGLYPHDWNGAEVEVNKLLVTLKNFDTDKIPLRKTILLGFSQGAAMAIDAGFKLNFGLIVACSGYPHPNWSPGEKFSPLIISHGLFDDVVPIDASRTIYEKVKSKSSKFCELLEFDGFHQIDSNLINFISSNICNIF; translated from the coding sequence ATGAAATATGCTATCAATCATGAATTTGTCTCGATTAGCTCTCAAACTGCAACTCATAGAATTATTTTGATGCATGGTTGGGGAGCTGATTCAGATGACCTTTTAACATTTGGAAAGGAGATGACTGAAAAAATAAATCTTGATTTTGAGGTAATTTCTTTGAGGGCTCCTGGATTACACCCAAGCGGTCAGGGAAGACAGTGGTATGGATTATATCCACATGATTGGAATGGAGCTGAGGTTGAAGTAAATAAACTTTTAGTTACATTAAAAAATTTTGATACTGATAAGATTCCACTAAGAAAAACAATTTTGTTGGGGTTCTCTCAGGGGGCGGCGATGGCAATTGATGCGGGATTTAAGTTAAATTTTGGATTAATTGTTGCTTGTAGTGGTTATCCTCACCCTAACTGGTCCCCAGGAGAAAAATTCTCGCCATTAATCATTAGTCATGGTTTATTTGATGACGTTGTGCCTATAGATGCCTCTAGGACTATTTATGAAAAGGTAAAAAGTAAGTCTTCTAAATTTTGTGAATTATTAGAATTTGATGGATTTCATCAAATTGATTCAAATTTAATTAATTTTATAAGTTCAAATATATGTAATATTTTTTAA
- the purH gene encoding bifunctional phosphoribosylaminoimidazolecarboxamide formyltransferase/IMP cyclohydrolase, translated as MSPLALVSVSDKKNIIPFCKELVEQFNYKILSSGGTAKHLIEAKIPVIKVADFTNSPEILGGRVKTLHPKIHGGILAKRTDEEHKKDIEANNLELIDLVVVNLYPFKKTIDQGAKWEDAIENIDIGGPSMIRSAAKNHKDVSVLVDPSQYQNFLEESKKGELKDSYKAKLALEAFQHTADYDTAISNWIRKERDLQSSKYIESYPLIRTLRYGENPHQKAFWYGLSNIGWNSAEQLQGKDLSYNNLLDLESALSTVLEFGYTEKNELTNNIFASVILKHNNPCGASISNSASKAFLNALECDSVSAFGGIVAFNSNVDSETAIHLKDIFLECVVAPSFDKEALEILKAKKNLRILKFSKDQLPKKNQNSTKSIMGGLLVQDTDDSEEKTENWISVTYKNPSNQTNLDLNFAWKICKHVKSNAIVIAKDQKTIGIGAGQMNRVGAAKIALEAAGKLCSDAVLASDGFFPFADTVELANKYGIKAIIQPGGSLRDQESIDMCNLKGISMVFTQKRHFLH; from the coding sequence ATGTCTCCATTAGCTTTAGTAAGTGTCTCTGATAAAAAAAATATAATCCCATTTTGTAAGGAATTGGTAGAGCAATTTAATTATAAAATTTTATCAAGCGGAGGCACTGCCAAACATCTTATAGAGGCTAAAATTCCAGTTATTAAAGTTGCTGATTTTACTAATTCTCCAGAAATTCTTGGGGGAAGAGTTAAAACTTTACATCCAAAAATACACGGGGGAATATTAGCTAAAAGAACTGATGAGGAACATAAAAAAGATATAGAAGCTAACAATCTTGAATTAATAGACTTAGTAGTTGTAAATTTATATCCTTTTAAAAAAACTATAGATCAGGGAGCTAAATGGGAAGATGCTATTGAAAATATCGATATAGGAGGGCCATCTATGATTCGTTCTGCTGCTAAAAATCATAAAGATGTCTCCGTTTTAGTAGATCCTAGTCAGTATCAAAATTTTCTTGAAGAAAGTAAAAAAGGTGAATTGAAAGACTCATATAAAGCAAAATTAGCCCTTGAAGCTTTTCAACATACAGCAGACTATGATACTGCAATTTCTAATTGGATAAGAAAAGAAAGAGATTTACAATCTTCCAAATATATTGAATCTTATCCACTAATCAGAACCTTAAGATATGGGGAGAATCCACATCAAAAAGCTTTCTGGTATGGCTTAAGTAACATTGGATGGAACTCAGCAGAACAATTACAAGGAAAAGACTTAAGTTATAACAATCTATTAGATCTAGAGTCGGCACTTTCAACAGTTTTAGAATTTGGCTACACAGAAAAAAATGAACTTACAAACAACATCTTTGCCTCTGTTATTTTAAAACACAATAATCCTTGTGGTGCCTCTATAAGTAATTCAGCTTCCAAAGCATTTTTGAATGCTTTGGAATGCGACTCAGTTAGTGCATTTGGAGGAATAGTTGCTTTTAATTCAAATGTTGATAGTGAGACCGCAATTCACCTCAAAGATATTTTCTTAGAGTGTGTCGTCGCTCCATCTTTTGATAAGGAAGCTTTAGAAATTTTAAAAGCTAAAAAGAATTTAAGAATTTTAAAGTTTTCAAAAGATCAACTTCCAAAAAAGAATCAAAATTCTACTAAATCAATAATGGGAGGATTACTAGTTCAAGATACTGATGATAGTGAAGAAAAAACTGAAAATTGGATTTCAGTAACTTATAAAAATCCTAGTAATCAAACTAACTTAGATCTAAATTTTGCATGGAAAATTTGTAAACACGTGAAATCTAATGCCATTGTTATTGCAAAAGACCAAAAAACTATTGGAATTGGAGCTGGACAAATGAATAGAGTTGGAGCAGCAAAAATCGCATTAGAAGCAGCTGGAAAATTATGTTCTGATGCTGTCTTGGCTAGCGATGGGTTTTTCCCATTTGCAGATACTGTAGAACTTGCAAATAAATATGGAATAAAAGCTATTATTCAACCTGGAGGAAGTCTAAGAGACCAAGAAAGTATTGATATGTGTAATTTAAAAGGAATTTCAATGGTATTTACCCAAAAAAGGCACTTTTTACATTGA